One Misgurnus anguillicaudatus chromosome 19, ASM2758022v2, whole genome shotgun sequence genomic region harbors:
- the slc4a1a gene encoding solute carrier family 4 member 1a (Diego blood group) — protein MMEAVVSFEGDNDTSYEGSESALPYPYNLTPAEHKGSYDLEQTRQNEEEEPHQTFTLSRDLEAALNTNTNAIKRGDAEAYVEMNELQGDVWQEMGRWVGYEENFSPDTQQWGPSHVSYLTFKSLIQLRKVMSTGAILLDVDESSLSSVAEKMVEQLLLKKEIRSTDQDTLLAILQRRRSQLEDTSPSSPGDIQLQTFSVTKQRDMADRVEASVVLSGAVDSLQKPVVAFARLRDSVVMDGVLEAPIPVRFVFFLVGPSQSGLDYYESGRAMASLMADWVFSLEAYLATNEKDLTNAMADFMDCSIVIPPTDIQDEAMLKPIISFQKKMLRERARPYDTRLMPGVLTGSEEPREDPLARTGYPFGGMVKDIKRRYKHYLSDFTDALNPQVLSAIIFIYFAALSPAITFGGLMAEKTGGMIGISEMMVATCVQGVIFCLFAAQPILVIGFTGPLMVFEEAFYNFCSSNGFEYIVGRVWVGIWLIVIVVVIVAVEGSFLVRYISRFTQEIFSILISLIFIYETFSKLIKIFQEHPLQLNYDELNKTSDDHFYRISIKNTTTPPSGNTTQPSIHKEYPNTALLSMCLMFGCFFIAYYLRGFKTGVFLPGPIRRMIGDFGVPIAIFFMITLDILITDTYTQKLEVPKGLTVSNPAARGWFIHPLGNLTTDPFPIWMMFACFVPALLVFILIFLESQITTLIVSQPERKMVKGSGFHLDLLLIVFLGGVCSIFGVPWLSAATVRSVTHANALTVMTKGPKPMIERVIEQRVSGILVAVLVGVSILMEPVLKMIPLTALFGIFLYMGITSLSGIQLWDRVLLLFMPKKHHPRVPFVTHVPTLRMHLFTVIQILCLVILWVVKSSVASLALPFILILTVPLRMLLGKLVFTGKEMKCLDGDGAKLKFDDEDD, from the exons ATGATGGAAGCCGTTGTATCATTTGAAGGG GACAATGACACATCCTATGAGGGCAGCGAGTCAGCTTTACCCTATCCATATAATTT GACGCCTGCGGAACACAAGGGCAGCTACGACTTGGAGCAGACGAGGCAAAATGAAGAGGAGGAGCCGCATCAGACTTTCACCCTCTCTAGAGACCTGGAGGCTG CTCTAAATACCAACACCAATGCCATCAAGAGAGGAGATGCAGAG GCATACGTTGAGATGAATGAGCTTCAGGGAGATGTGTGGCAGGAAATGGGACGATGGGTGGGCTATGAGGAGAACTTCAGCCCTGACACTCAACAGTGGGGTCCCTCCCATGTCTCCTATCTCACTTTCAAAAGTCTCATTCAACTTCGTAAGGTCATGAGCACAG GAGCCATCCTGTTGGATGTTGATGAAAGCAGCTTATCAAGCGTTGCTGAGAAGATGGTGGAGCAACTTCTGCTCAAAAAAGAGATCCGGTCCACTGACCAGGACACTCTTCTGGCAATTTTGCAACGCAGGCGCAG TCAGTTAGAGGACACTTCACCTTCTAGTCCTGGTGATATACAGCTGCAAACATTCTCAGTCACCAAACAG CGAGATATGGCCGATCGTGTGGAGGCCTCAGTTGTTTTATCAG GCGCTGTGGACAGCCTTCAGAAACCAGTGGTGGCGTTTGCACGTCTGCGGGATTCAGTGGTGATGGATGGAGTTTTGGAAGCTCCTATCCCAGTTCGCTTTGTGTTCTTCCTGGTGGGTCCCAGTCAAAGCGGCCTGGATTATTATGAGAGCGGCCGTGCCATGGCCTCACTGATGGCTGACTGG GTGTTCAGTCTGGAGGCTTACCTGGCCACAAACGAGAAGGATCTGACCAATGCCATGGCAGACTTCATGGATTGCAGCATTGTAATCCCACCTACGGATATCCAGGATGAGGCCATGCTCAAGCCAATCATCAGCTTCCAAAAGAAGATGCTGCGTGAGAGGGCCCGCCCATATGACACCCGACTTATGCCTGGAG tccTAACTGGATCGGAAGAGCCACGGGAGGATCCACTGGCCCGTACCGGCTATCCATTTGGCGGTATGGTCAAAGACATAAAACGCCGCTACAAGCATTATCTCAGTGACTTCACTGATGCCCTGAATCCTCAGGTGCTCTCTGCTATCATCTTCATCTATTTTGCTGCCCTTTCTCCTGCCATTACCTTTGGAGGACTGATGG CGGAAAAGACGGGCGGCATGATAGGGATCTCTGAGATGATGGTCGCAACCTGCGTGCAGGGTGTCATTTTCTGTCTGTTTGCGGCTCAGCCAATTCTGGTCATCGGGTTTACCGGTCCTTTGATGGTTTTTGAAGAGGCGTTCTATAAC TTCTGCTCATCTAATGGCTTCGAGTACATTGTGGGGCGCGTCTGGGTAGGCATATGGTTGATCGTCATTGTGGTGGTGATTGTGGCGGTGGAGGGCAGCTTCCTCGTACGCTACATCTCACGCTTCACCCAGGAGATCTTCTCCATCTTGATCTCTCTCATTTTCATCTACGAGACCTTTTCCAAGCTAATAAAG ATTTTCCAAGAACATCCTTTGCAGCTAAACTACGATGAACTGAACAAGACCTCGGACGACCACTTTTACCGCATCAGCATCAAAAACACCACAACCCCTCCTAGTGGCAATACTACACAGCCCTCAATACATAAAGAGTACCCCAACACGGCTTTGCTCTCCATGTGTCTTATGTTTGGGTGTTTCTTCATTGCATACTATCTCCGTGGGTTTAAAACTGGAGTCTTTCTCCCTGGTCCA ATTCGTCGGATGATTGGAGATTTCGGCGTTCCCATTGCCATCTTCTTCATGATCACTTTGGATATCCTCATCACAGATACCTACACACAG AAACTGGAAGTGCCAAAGGGTCTGACCGTGTCCAATCCCGCTGCCAGAGGATGGTTTATTCACCCACTGGGCAATTTAACCACAGATCCTTTCCCAATCTGGATGATGTTCGCTTGCTTTGTTCCTGCCTTGCTAGTCTTCATCCTTATTTTCCTCGAGTCCCAGATCACTAC GCTGATTGTAAGCCAGCCTGAGAGAAAAATGGTAAAGGGCTCTGGTTTCCATCTGGACCTTCTCCTTATTGTGTTCCTGGGTGGAGTTTGCTCTATCTTCGGTGTCCCTTGGCTTAGTGCTGCGACAGTCAGATCTGTGACCCATGCCAATGCCCTCACTGTCATGACCAAAGGTCCCAAGCCAATGATTGAACGAGTGATAGAACAGAGGGTCAGTGGAATTTTGGTGGCGGTGCTGGTTG GGGTTTCAATTCTGATGGAGCCTGTCCTGAAGATGATACCTCTGACTGCACTGTTCGGCATCTTCCTCTATATGGGTATCACTTCGCTGAGTGGCATCCAGCTTTGGGACCGAGTACTTCTATTATTTATGCCGAAAAAGCATCATCCACGTGTTCCTTTTGTTACTCAT GTACCAACTCTGCGCATGCACCTATTCACTGTGATCCAGATCCTGTGTTTGGTGATTCTGTGGGTAGTGAAATCAAGTGTAGCTTCACTTGCTTTGCCCTTTATCCTAATCCTCACTGTCCCTCTGCGAATGCTCCTGGGCAAACTTGTCTTTACTGGCAAGGAGATGAAATGC CTGGATGGAGATGGTGCCAAACTGAAATTTGATGATGAGGACGACTAA
- the selenow2b gene encoding selenoprotein W, 2b, with protein MVVEIKVEYCGAUGYAPRFQELKRKINAKFPDAVVSGSVGRRGCYEVVINDHLVFSKLETGGFPFEEDIMEAINEAEDGKPQKITRKRKECIIM; from the exons ATGGTGGTGGAGATAAAAGTAGAGTACTG CGGCGCATGAGGCTACGCACCCCGCTTCCAGGAACTGAAGCGAAAGATCAACGCCAAGTTTCCTGATGCGGTGGTGTCTGGCTCTGTGGGCAGAAGAG GGTGTTATGAGGTGGTGATCAATGATCATCTGGTCTTCTCAAAGTTAGAAACGGGTGGTTTTCCTTTTGAAGAAGAT ATCATGGAGGCCATCAATGAAGCTGAAGATGGCAAGCCTCAGAAGATTACCAGAAAACGTAAAGAGTGCATCATCATGTAA
- the selenow2a gene encoding selenoprotein W, 2a, with amino-acid sequence MGVQIKVEYCGGUGYEPRYQELKRVVTAEFTDADVTGFVGRQGSFEIEINGQLIFSKLETSGFPYEDDIMAAIQRACDGQPLEKITKSQPPCVIL; translated from the exons ATGGGTGTGCAAATAAAAGTTGAATACTG TGGTGGATGAGGGTACGAGCCCCGCTATCAGGAGCTCAAGCGGGTTGTCACTGCTGAGTTCACTGATGCGGACGTGACGGGCTTCGTAGGCCGACAGG gGAGCTTTGAGATTGAGATCAATGGACAACTGATCTTTTCAAAGTTAGAAACCAGTGGATTCCCCTATGAGGATGATATAA TGGCTGCTATCCAAAGAGCCTGTGATGGCCAGCCATTGGAGAAGATCACCAAGAGTCAGCCTCCTTGTGTCATTCTGTAA